A part of Penaeus vannamei isolate JL-2024 chromosome 1, ASM4276789v1, whole genome shotgun sequence genomic DNA contains:
- the LOC113815992 gene encoding glyoxalase domain-containing protein 4 encodes MKEAGQKIITPYVSLDTPGKATVQVVILADPDGHEICFVGDEGFRELSQVDLKADKLLNEAMEKDKSDEWFAKKGGKASA; translated from the exons atgaaagaagcaGGTCAGAAAATTATCACACCTTATGTATCTCTGGATACACCAGGGAAAGCAACAGTACAAGTTGTGATTCTTGCAGATCCT GATGGCCATGAAATTTGCTTTGTTGGTGATGAAGGTTTCCGTGAATTGTCCCAAGTGGATCTGAAAGCAGATAAACTCCTCAATGAAGCAATGGAGAAAGACAAGTCTGATGAATGGTTTgctaagaaaggaggaaaagcttCAGCTTAA